From Candidatus Xianfuyuplasma coldseepsis:
TGATAAGAAACACGGGCGTATACGTAATGAAATCGATAGCGACATACTCGCAGATTTCATTGTAGAAACAACTACAACTCTGTCACTAACAGAGTTTACACATCAAAAAGAATTAAATGTAGAACACATGTTCCACCGTATCGAACAATTCTTATTGATCTTACAGAAAGGTATAGAAAAGGTACACTAATATGTTCAAAGTAGAAAACATGAAATACCGGTATCCAAAAAATCAGGAAGATACCATTAGAGGCATCAGTTTTGATATTGCTAAAGGAGAAATCTTTGGATTTCTTGGTCCTAGCGGTGCCGGAAAAAGTACAACACAAAAAGTCATGATTAAAGTACTAGAGGACTTTGAAGGTGGTATTTATTACGACGGAAAAAGCATTACGGAATTTAAAGATGATTTTTATGAAAACATCGGTGTAAGTTTTGAAATGCCGATTCATTTCTCAAAAATGACGGCGATGGAAAATGTGGAGTTTTTCATGAAACTCTACAAAAAAAATGCAGATATCGAGAAACTAATGAAACGTGTAGGGTTATGGGAAGACCGCGATAAAATGGTTGGTGAGTATAGTAAGGGAATGAAAATACGTTTAAATTTCGTCCGTGCTATGCTCAATGATCCCGACATGTTGTTCTTGGATGAGCCAACCAATGGTCTCGATCCGAAGAATGCGATGATTTTAAAAGATATGGTACGAGAATTCCGTGATAACGGTGGAACCGTCTTTATCACATCTCACATTATGTCTGACATTGATCAATTGTGTGATCGTGTCGCATTCATCGTTGATGGAAAAATTATTGAAATGGACTCCCCTCGTAATTTGAAAATCAAGTATGGAAAACGATCCATGAATTTAGAATACAAAGAAGACGGGCAAACAGTCCGTAAAGAATTCCCAATGGACGGAATTGGGAAAAACAAAGAATTCCTCGACCTTTTACAAACCAAAGAAATCGAAACCATTCACAGTGGTGAAACAACACTCGACGACATCTTCATCAAAGTCACCGGAGTTAGTTTAGCTGATGAATAGATTACTTCTACTTGTAAAAGGCGAGCTGCAACGACTACACAAATACAATGTCACTAGTATCAGTTTTGCGGTCGCAATCATCTGGGCGGCATTCCTCTACTTTATCGGTGATGACTTACTACCTACATTATTACCACTTGTATTACTTGTTGATGCAACGATGATGTCCTTAATGTACGTTGGTGCAATTATGTATTTTGAAAAGAGTGAATCAACCATTTCAACTCTGCTCGTTACACCAACGACCAAAGACGAACTGCTGTTAGCGAAAATCATTTCCAATACCGCACACAACATCTTCTCATCTGGACTCATCATTCTTGCATTCACGTTCCTGTCCGATATTGTAATTAACTATTTCTTCATCTTTTTAGCAATCCTAATTTCTACGGCAGTACATACCGTTATCGGTATCTGTATGTCGTATACAACGAAAGACTTTACAAGAATGTTGATGCGTGTCATTTCCTTTGCTTTCATCCTGATGATTCCAACCATCCTGTTTGATCTAGGACTAGTTGAAGGAACATTCTGGGAAGTAATCAATCTCTTAAACCCAGTTAACGGTGCGCTTGAACTATTAAACGTTAGTTTTGAAAACGCCGAAGTTACTTGGAAGTTTTATGCCAGTTTAGGGTATTTAATTGTCGGAGGAATTGCATTGTACTATTTCTATGCAAAACCGAAGTTCCAAGAATATGCTGTACGTCAAAGTGGGGTGTAAACAATGTTTTTACATGTCTTAAAAAATGAAATAAAAGGTATTATTCGTGATCCTATGTATGCCTTCTTTTCCGTGTACCCCTTCATATTTGGTGGATTAGGTTATCTACTTGTAAATTATATTAAGGACAATAGCGATAATCCAGCTTGGGGCAACATGGTAGCCATGCTACTTGTGATTATGACAAGTTATGTCTTTGGCGCTGTTACTGGATTTACGTTACTTGATGATAAAGATGATAAGGTTCTAATGAGCTTGAAAATCACACCGATTTCAACAAAAATGTATGTCTTTGTGAAAATCCTGATCGGCTATATATTCGGATTTATCGCAACATTAATCATTGTCTTTGCGACCGGATTCTTGAGTGATGCCGGTTTAGGAATGATATTACTCATCAGCGTTATTGCTAGCTTACAAGCACCATTTCTAGCACTTGTTGTAAATTCATTTGCACAAAATAAAGTCGAAGGTTTTGTCATCATGAAAGCCACTGGTATGACATTGATTTTACCTGCGGTTGCCTTCTTCTTGACTGATTGGAAAGAATTCTTCCTGATCATCGCACCAGGCTTCTGGCCAGCACGTATGATTATGATGGAACTGATGCCGACGGATTTATATGGTATTGAATACAATCTTCCAATCTTACTCTATTTTGTCATCGGAATTGCCTATAATTTACTTGTTACATTTGGCCTATTTAAGCTGTATACAAAAAAATCAAATATCTAAAGGAGATCAATTATGACAAACGAAACATGGGGAATCATCTTAATTTTATACGGTATTATATGTGCGTATATCCTCCTCTTAAAACCACCATTCATTTGGAACATGTCAAAATTTAAAGTCATGATTAAAATGATGGGACAAAAAGGATTTACCATTTTCCTAGCCGTATGGACCCTCGCCGCATTGATTGGCGGAATTATTGTTTATAATCTTTAAAAAAAGAAGTGCCTCGGCACTTCTTTTTAAATGAACTCATACAGTAATACTAAATCCGTTAGTTCAATTTCTAGGGTATTTAAATCATCCATTGTCATAAAGATATATCCCGGCTGAAAAATCACCTCGAGTCGAAGATAATCCATTGAATCAACAACTTCCGCAATGGTATATACCGCTCCAGCGTATATATTTTCATCATCGATTGTAAATTGATCTGGTAACTCCAACCAGATCTCCATCATATCGATATCAAGTGAATCACTCGTACCATTCGTGATGAAAACATCAAGAACTAGATTGTCGTCTTGGTACACAATACTTTCGTAGCGAGCATCGACTATACCCGGTGGTATAGTCACTGGCGATGTGCATCCACTTAGCAGAAACAGAACTCCTAGCATAACAATAATCCGTTTCATAGCATCCCTCCTATAAGGATGATTTTAACTCGATAATAATATCCCGTAATTCTGCGGCTCGCTCGAAATCGAGTTTTTGTGCAGCACTGCGCATTTCCTTTTCCATCTGCGCGATGGCATCTTTTTTCTCTTCTTTAGATAAATCGTGAATTGGTCGTGCTTCTTCACTAATCTCGAGTTTCACACTAATCGATTCACGAATCGATTTTACAATTGTTTTCGGTTCAATACCGTGTTTTTGATTATACGTTTCTTGGATTTCACGACGACGAGCAGTCTCACTGATGGCATATTGCATCGCGTCGGTAATCTTATCTGCATACATAATGACCTTACCATCTTTGTTTCGAGCGGCACGTCCAATGGTTTGAACCAAACTGCGATTACTACGCAAGAATCCTTGTTTATCCGCATCCAAAATACAGATTAAAGCAACTTCTGGGATGTCCAATCCTTCCCGAAGCAGGTTGATTCCAACCAATACATCATAGGTCCCTAGTCGTAGTTCTCGAATAATCTCAATCCGCTCTAACGATTTAATTTCACTATGGAGATACGCAACTTTTAATCCCAATTCTTTCAAGTAATTCGTTAAATCTTCACTCATCTTAATCGTGAGTGTCGTTATTAACGTCCGTTGATTGTTGTCGACACGTTTTAATAACTCCGCCACGATATCATCAATTTGACCTTCTTTTGATCGTACTTCAACAACCGGATCAAGCAATCCTGTTGGTCGAATAATTTGTTCAACGAGATACGGAGTACGCTGCATTTCATAATCTCCTGGAGTCGCACTTAAATAGATTATTTGAGAGGTTTTTCCATAAAACTCATCAAAGTTTAACGGACGGTTGTCAAGGGCGCTTGGTAAGCGGAATCCATATTCCACAAGTGTCATTTTTCGTGAACGATCGCCATTATACATACCTCGAACTTGGGGTAATGTTACATGGGATTCATCAACAATCAATAAGTAATCATCGCCAAAGAAATCCATCAACGTCGATGGTGTTTCCCCCTCATTACGAAGGGATAAATGTCGCGAATAATTCTCAACACCAGAGCAACTACCAATTTCCTTTAACATCTCGATGTCATAGTTGGTTCGTTGTTGGATACGCTCTGCTTCTAGATACTTGTCGTTTT
This genomic window contains:
- a CDS encoding ABC transporter permease; the encoded protein is MFLHVLKNEIKGIIRDPMYAFFSVYPFIFGGLGYLLVNYIKDNSDNPAWGNMVAMLLVIMTSYVFGAVTGFTLLDDKDDKVLMSLKITPISTKMYVFVKILIGYIFGFIATLIIVFATGFLSDAGLGMILLISVIASLQAPFLALVVNSFAQNKVEGFVIMKATGMTLILPAVAFFLTDWKEFFLIIAPGFWPARMIMMELMPTDLYGIEYNLPILLYFVIGIAYNLLVTFGLFKLYTKKSNI
- a CDS encoding ABC transporter ATP-binding protein: MFKVENMKYRYPKNQEDTIRGISFDIAKGEIFGFLGPSGAGKSTTQKVMIKVLEDFEGGIYYDGKSITEFKDDFYENIGVSFEMPIHFSKMTAMENVEFFMKLYKKNADIEKLMKRVGLWEDRDKMVGEYSKGMKIRLNFVRAMLNDPDMLFLDEPTNGLDPKNAMILKDMVREFRDNGGTVFITSHIMSDIDQLCDRVAFIVDGKIIEMDSPRNLKIKYGKRSMNLEYKEDGQTVRKEFPMDGIGKNKEFLDLLQTKEIETIHSGETTLDDIFIKVTGVSLADE
- the uvrB gene encoding excinuclease ABC subunit UvrB encodes the protein MPKFELVADFKPMGDQIKAIDYLSKNIEEGISEQVLLGATGTGKTFTISNVIERVQKKTLVLAHNKTLAGQLYSELKQLFPNNRVEYFISYYDYYQPEAYVPSRDLYIEKDAQTNDEIDEMRHSATASLLERDDVIVVASVSCIYGIGDPDDYKNSMLTLRVGDDFGRDNLLVRLVDMLFTRNDYDFSRGSFRVKGDVVEILPMYSNEIGIRVELFDDEIERIREFNILTGEVVNEYSLISLFPATQFVTNKEKIEEGIRRIEEELAERVQYYKENDKYLEAERIQQRTNYDIEMLKEIGSCSGVENYSRHLSLRNEGETPSTLMDFFGDDYLLIVDESHVTLPQVRGMYNGDRSRKMTLVEYGFRLPSALDNRPLNFDEFYGKTSQIIYLSATPGDYEMQRTPYLVEQIIRPTGLLDPVVEVRSKEGQIDDIVAELLKRVDNNQRTLITTLTIKMSEDLTNYLKELGLKVAYLHSEIKSLERIEIIRELRLGTYDVLVGINLLREGLDIPEVALICILDADKQGFLRSNRSLVQTIGRAARNKDGKVIMYADKITDAMQYAISETARRREIQETYNQKHGIEPKTIVKSIRESISVKLEISEEARPIHDLSKEEKKDAIAQMEKEMRSAAQKLDFERAAELRDIIIELKSSL
- a CDS encoding ABC transporter permease, which translates into the protein MNRLLLLVKGELQRLHKYNVTSISFAVAIIWAAFLYFIGDDLLPTLLPLVLLVDATMMSLMYVGAIMYFEKSESTISTLLVTPTTKDELLLAKIISNTAHNIFSSGLIILAFTFLSDIVINYFFIFLAILISTAVHTVIGICMSYTTKDFTRMLMRVISFAFILMIPTILFDLGLVEGTFWEVINLLNPVNGALELLNVSFENAEVTWKFYASLGYLIVGGIALYYFYAKPKFQEYAVRQSGV